A genomic region of Eucalyptus grandis isolate ANBG69807.140 chromosome 5, ASM1654582v1, whole genome shotgun sequence contains the following coding sequences:
- the LOC104441331 gene encoding uncharacterized protein LOC104441331, translating to MASKKMIHMVKDGNDNRISKKMILLGLRSRTSKQNRISKEESLRASKRISKESLGAASASASKKISKQRLRAALKRKRISEEESLRASKRISKESLGAASASEASKHVPKQRFFYWVPGSTVSPATCPHPLTTRGICECCWKLLPSVCPLPPDLMLELLDPPLFD from the exons ATGGCttcgaagaagatgatccacATGGTTAAGGATGGCAACGATAACAGGATCTCGAAGAAGATGATCCTCCTAGGGCTTCGAAGCAGAACATCGAAGCAGAACAGGATCTCGAAGGAGGAGAGTCTTAGGGCTTCGAAGCGGATCTCGAAGGAGAGTCTTGGGGCGGCTTCGGCTTCGGCTTCGAAGAAGATCTCGAAGCAGCGGCTGAGGGCGGCTTTGAAGCGGAAGAGGATCTCGGAGGAGGAGAGTCTTAGGGCTTCGAAGCGGATCTCGAAGGAGAGTCTTGGGGCGGCTTCGGCTTCGGAGGCGAGCAAGCATGTCCCGAAGCAACGCTTTTTCTATTGGGTCCCTG GATCAACCGTAAGCCCCGCTACCTGCCCCCATCCTTTGACTACCCGCGGAATCTGCGAATGTTGTTGGAAACTCCTTCCGAGCGTTTGTCCTTTGCCACCCGACCTCATGCTAGAG CTCTTGGACCCGCCTCTGTTCGACTGA